The Archangium primigenium genomic interval TCCTACGCCCCCGAGGTCTTCGCGCGCGCGCTCGTCGACCCTTCCCGGCGCCTCTGGCTGGTCGAGCGCGGCACCCGGGCGCTCGGGTACGCCTCGGCGGGGAACAATGGCCTGCCGCACCCCGAGGCCCGGCCCGGAGAGCGCGAGCTGAAGAGCTTCTACCTCCAGCGGGAGCTGCAAGGCCTGGGGCTGGCGCCCCGGCTGATGGACACGGTGCTCGCCTGGTTGGATCCCCAGGGAGGGCGGCGGCTGTGGATTGGCGTGTGGTCCGGCAACGTGCGGGCGCGGCGCTTCTACGCCCGGTACGGCTTCCAGCACGTGGGCGAGTACGAGTTCCCGGTGGGTCGGGTCCGGGACCGGGAGTTCATCCTGCGGCGCGGCTGAGAAGGGGGACGAGGTATCATCGGGTTCCCATGTTTCCTTCGATCTGGCGCGGGCCCCTCGGGGTCGTGGCGCTCTGCATGTGCCTCGTGGCGCCGCCTGGCCGGGCCGCCGACGACTTCGACGGCTGCCTCGCGCAGGCGGTCCGACTCTACGAGAGCCTCGAATACGAGCACGCGCTCGCCCAGCTGGAGCAGTGCCAGAGCCTG includes:
- a CDS encoding GNAT family N-acetyltransferase, with product MDDLVIRVARPDDAETLSVLARTTFVETFVADFGLPYPEEDLAHFLEASYAPEVFARALVDPSRRLWLVERGTRALGYASAGNNGLPHPEARPGERELKSFYLQRELQGLGLAPRLMDTVLAWLDPQGGRRLWIGVWSGNVRARRFYARYGFQHVGEYEFPVGRVRDREFILRRG